CTACCTCGCCCAGCCGCCGCTGTACAAGCTCAAGTGGGCCAAGGGTGAGCCGGGCTACGCCTACTCAGATGCTGAGCGCGATCAGCTGCTGGAAGAGGGGCTGGCTGCCAACCGCAAGATCAACAAGGACGATGGTGTTCAGCGTTACAAGGGTCTCGGTGAGATGAACGCCGCTGAGCTGTGGGATACCACCATGGATCCGGATCACCGCGTGCTGCGTAAGGTCGCCCTCGAGGACGCGCAGAAGGCGGACGAACTGTTCACCATTCTGATGGGCGATGACGTCGCTTCACGACGTTCGTTCATCACCCGTAATGCGAAGGACGTTCGCTTCCTCGACGTCTAAGCCGATACCAAGTCTGGTTATCGGCTTGTCGGTTCCCCTGACAAAACCTCCGTTCAGCCATTAATGTTTATGAAATGGAAGATACTCGGGGAAGCATGGTCAACGGGGAACCGCCAGTCGAGCCACGTATTGTGCAGGAGACATTGCCAGATGGCTCCGTGACCCCGATGGCGCTTCGGTTTCCCGAAGGTTCGCCTCGGGGCATTGTCGTTATTTGGCCGGGCTTTGGCATGGGTGCTCGCTACTACCGGCCGATTGCCCAAGAGTTACAGCGTCGAGGTTTTTGCGTCCTGACCTCGGAGTTGCGCGGCCAGGGTAACCAAACTGCGGTGGCCACCCGCCGTCACAATTGGGGCTACCAGGATCTCGCGTCGGTGGATTATCCCTTGGCGGTGGCTTGTGCTCGGAAGGAATTCGACCATCTGGCAGCAGGGGAGAAGCTTCCCGTTTATTTGCTGTGTCATTCCATGGGCGGCCAGATTGCTTCTCTGTATTTGGCCCGACCGGAAGCGGATGTGGCCGGCGTGGTGATGGTCGGATCCGGCACCCCGCACTATAGGTGTTTTACTGGCAACGAGTACAAGCGGCTTCGTTACGGTGCACCATTTATGCAGGTGGTATCCCAGATTTTGGGTTATTGGCCGGCAGGCAGGTTCGATGTGGCTGGTTACGGTCGGCAGGCTCGCAATCATGTGGTGGAGTGGGCGCGCTTCTCGCGCACGGGCTTTCTGCGACCACGGGGTGCAGACATCGACTATGCCGCTGAGATGCCGAAAGTAACTACCCCAGCGTTATTGCTGAACTGTGGCGGTGACCGTGATTGCCCAGCGGAATCTGCGCAAGCGCTAGCTCGGATGTTGCCTAAGTCTGCGAAGTACGAGTTCATTGAGCAGCGCCTTGGCCATAATCGGTGGGCGCGTGAGCCACAGGCTGTGGTTGACCGTTTCGAGCGATTTATCGAGGAGAATTAAGCGGCAGTTCGCCGGCTGGTAATCTGCGCTTCTTAACGTAGATGCCTATGGCAACTTCACCTAAAAATATATCTGAATTTTCCCGTCGGCACTTCCTGCAGACCGCCGCTGGAGTCGGTGCTGTCACCGCTGCGAGCACGCTGCTGCCGCCATCGTTGCTCCATGCACTCGCGCAGCCCCGACCGGCTGGCTCCCTCGACCAGGTTGAGCACGTTGTCGTGTTGATGCAGGAAAACCGCTCTTTTGATCACTACTTCGGCACGCTCCGAGGTGTGCGGGGGTACAACGACAATTCCGCTTTGCCGGGCGTTTTCAACCAGAGTGGGGTCAGTCCATACCTGATTCGCAACGCCGCTAATCGCGGTGATCTCTCGGTGGAGTACATTGCAAGTTTGCCGCACGGTTGGGAAGACGGGCAGGTTGCACTAAATGGCGGCCGCTGTAACGGCTGGATCGAGGCCAAGGGTAAGGGCACGATGGCCTGTTATGACCGCCAGGACATCGCGTTCCAATTCGCTCTCGCAGAGACGTTCACTATCTGCGATGGTTACTTTTCCTCGATGCCTACGTCGACAAGCCCGAACCGCAACTACCTGTTTTCAGGTGATACCCGAAGGGAACCGTGGGGGACTGGAGCGGTTGGCAATGCGGCGTACGAGCCGACGCACCCGGGGTACAGGTGGCGCACGTATGCCGAGGATCTCTCGGCGGCTGGGGTGCCATGGCGCGTTTACCAGGAGTGGGATAACTACACGGACAACAACCTGGATTTCTTCGCCGCGTTTCGAAATATTGGCCGCAAGGTCATTCGTGAGGCCGGGCTGCCTGGGCTCGACATGACGGGTTTCCACGAGAAGCTGCTGGAACTGGGCGATGGGATGCCGCCAACTGCAGAGCAGCAGGAGATGGTCGACCGCCTGAATGCCGCTGTGGAGAAGCTGCCTGAGGCGGAACGGGATCTCTATGATCGCGCGCTGGACCGCCGCCAGCCGGGCACGCTAACCGACGCTTTCCGACGGGATGTTGAATCCGGGCAGCTGCCAAAGGTGTCCTGGATTGTGCCTTCGTCTGCGGAAAGCGAGCACCCGGGAGCGTCCTCGCCGATTCAGTCGGCGAATATCACTTACCGCCTGTTGGATGCGTTGGCCTCCAACCCGGAGGTGTGGGCCAAGACCGTCTTCCTGATTAACTTTGACGAGTTTGATGGTTACTTCGACCATGTGGTGCCGCCGTTGCCGCCGAAGAATGAGCCGGGGGAGTGGTACCTGGGCAAGCCGAAGGGGCTCGGTTTCCGCGTCCCGATGACTGTCATTTCACCGTGGTCGGTGGGTGGTTTGGTGTCCTCAGAGGTCTTCGATCACACTTCGGTGATCCGTTTCCTGGAGCAAGTCACCGGCGTGAGCTGCGGAAATATCACTGATTGGCGTCGTCGGGTATGTGGTGATTTGGTATCCACACTGGACTTCTCGGCGTCTACGGGAATGCAGCTTCCAGAGCAGCCGGGACCAGCGCCGGAGTTTGTGAAGCGCTGGGAGGCGGAGCCGGCCGGTGACTATCCTGTGCAGGAGTCCGAGCAGGCGACCGCGCTGCCGACACCGTACCGGCTGCACGCCTACCTCAAAGACGGCAATCTTGTACTGGTCAATGACGGTTCCCGTGAGGCTGTTTTTGCTGTTTACAGTGGCAATAGGGTGGAGCATCACACGGTGCTCGGTACGTTAGAGCTGCGAATTGGACTCCTGGAGCGCGAACTTACCGTGTGCGGCCCGGACCGCTTCCTGCGTGTATTCAGCAAGACGGCGAAGGCGTTGCCGGAAGTCACTTTGGAGCACGCGGCGGGACGTGTTCTGGTTGGCGGGCAAGACCGGACGGCTGATTATGTCCGTGATGGCTGGTACGAGGTCGAGCTGACTGAAGGTGAGGCCACGGCGTATTACACGGGCCGGCTGGAGTCCGGCAATCGCATTCCGACGAGCCCGTTTACCCGAAAGGGTGACTAGGCCCTGTCCCCGGCTAAGTGCCACCTTTGACTAGCTCCCACGTCTCTGCGAATGACAGCTCTTCGCCGTTGGTGGTGAGGAGTATGTGTGCAAGTAGTGCGCCCAGTGCGGTGTTGCCAAAACTTAGTGGTTTCACGTGAAACGTTGCGTAAGCGACCGCCTGCGCTGCCGCAGAAATCGCGGGAAAGCTACGGTGACCAGCAATGACTCCTGAGCTGGCGGCGACAATAGCGCTGATTGTCCACGGCCTCGCAAGTGTAGCGTCGGCCAATTCCGGCACTGTGGCCACCAGTTCATCGGTAGCCGCCAGGATAGCGGCCTCGCTGAGAGGCTGAATCTGGGGCGCGCTCATTCTTGTACTCCGCGGGGCCTTGGGGAGCTCAACTTTCGCAGCAGCGCCATGTCGGTATCAATTACGCTTGCCGTAATTTCCCGGGCCTGACCTTGTTGAAGGGCTCTCGTGGCGGCGGATTCGATGGCGCGAATGACGGCCTCGTGTTTAGACACGCCCTCCATGTGCGCCAGCAGAGCCAAGGCGGTGTCCTGTTCTTTCGTGAGCCTCAAGGTCATCGCCATCGCATTTGCTCCCTGCTATCTAACTGCGCTTCTTAACTGCGCTAGTTTGTTTCTCGCTATCAGGCCTAAAACCCAGATTTGATACCACAATGGTATCGAAAAGTTGCACACGGCGTCGTAAAGCGGGCTCTAAAGCCCTGTAGAATGGATGCGAACCTCTTTTAAGTAAAGGAAGCAGTCATTGAGCGACGATAACAACAACGACGGCTCATCTTTCGGAAGTGGAGTATTGGGCCACCAGGTTCGCCCGATCGACATCAATGAAGAGATGCAGTCGAGCTATATCGACTACGCCATGAGCGTGATTGTTGGCCGTGCGCTGCCGGAGATCCGTGATGGTCTCAAGCCGGTGCACCGCCGCATTCTCTACGCCATGTTCGACAACGGCTACCGCCCGGAGCGCGGCTATGTGAAGTCCGCAAAGCCGGTTTCGGACACGATGGGTAACTACCACCCGCACGGCGACATCGCTATTTACGGCACCATGGTGCGCATGGCGCAGCCGTGGTCCATGCGCTATCCGCTTGTCGACGGTCAGGGTAACTTCGGCTCCCGCGGTGACGACGGCCCCGCAGCTATGCGTTACACCGAGGCCCGTCTGACGCCGTTGGCCATGGAAATGGTGCGCGACATTCGCGAAAACACCGTCGATTTCCAGCCGAACTACGACGGTCGTACGACAGAGCCGGTTATTCTGCCGTCGCGTGTCCCGCAGCTGTTGATGAACGGCTCTGGCGGTATTGCCGTCGGTATGGCCACCAATATCCCACCGCACAACCTGCGTGAGGTCGCGGATGCCATCAACTGGTGCCTGGACAACCCGGAAGCGGATGAAAAGACCACGCTGGATGCGGTCATGGAGCGCATCAAGGGCCCGGATTTCCCAACTGCCGCCCAAATTGTCGGCGACAAGGGCATCAAGGAGGCCTACACCACCGGCCGTGGTTCGATTCGCATGCGCGGTGTGACCTCGATTGAGCAGGAGGGCACCCGTCAGTCGATTGTCATCACTGAGCTGCCGTACCAGGTCAACCCGGACCGCATGATTGCCAACATCGCGGATCAGGTCAAGGATGGTCGTCTGCAGGGCATTGCCTCGATTGATGATGAATCCGACCTGAAGTGGGGCATGCGTATCGTCGTCAAGCTCAAGCGCGACGCCGTACCGCGTGTGGTGCTGAACAACCTGTACAAGCACTCCCAGCTGCAGACCAGATTCGGTGCGAACATGCTCGCCATCGTCGACGGTGTGCCGCGTACGCTGCGCATTGACCAGATGGTGACGCTGTATGTCGCCCACCAGATTGAGGTCATCGTTCGACGGACCCAGTTCCGCCTGGACGAGAAGGAAAAGCGCGCCCATATCCTGCGTGGCCTGGTCAAGGCCCTGGATATGTTGGACGAGGTCATCGCCCTGATTCGCCGGTCTGCCACGGTTGATACCGCGCGCACGGGCCTGATGGGTCTGCTCGAAATCGACGAGATTCAGGCTGACGCCATTTTGGCGATGCAGCTGCGTCGTCTGGCTGCTCTGGAGCGCCAGAAGATCATTGACGAGTTGGCTGAGATCGAGCTCGAGATCGCCGACCTGAAGGACATCCTGGCCAAGCCGGAGCGTCAGCGCGCCATCGTTAAGGAAGAGCTGGGCGAGGTAGTGGAGAAGTACGGCGATGACCGTCGTACCCAGATTGTGGCCGCTGAGGGCGACGTCACCGAAGAGGACCTCATCGCCCGCGAAAACGTGGTTGTGACCATTACTTCCACGGGCTACGCCAAGCGCACCAAGGTCGATGCCTACAAGGCCCAGCGCCGTGGTGGCAAGGGCGTGCGCGGTGCGGACCTGAAGCAGGACGACATTGTCCGCCACTTCTTCGTCTGCTCCACGCACGACTGGATTCTGTTCTTCACCAACAAGGGTCGCGTCTACCGTCTCAAGGCTTACGAACTGCCGGAGGCCACTCGTGCCGCCCGCGGCCAGCATGTCGCCAATCTGCTGGAGTTCCAGCCGGAGGAGCGCATCGCCGAGGTGCTGCAGATTCAGAGCTACCAGGACAGCCCGTACCTGGTGCTGGCCACCAGCGAGGGCAAGGTCAAGAAGTCTCGCCTGGAGGACTACGAGTCCGCTCGTTCCGCTGGCCTGATTGCCATCAACCTGCGCGAAGGCGACTCCCTCATCGGTGCCCGTCTGTGCTCTGCTGACGATGACCTGCTGCTCGTCTCCGAGCGCGGCCAGGCTATCCGCTTCACCGCCTCCGACGACGCGCTGCGCCCGATGGGCCGCGCCACTGCCGGTGTCCAGGGCATGCGCTTCAAGGGCGACGACAAGCTGCTCAGCATGGTCGTGGTCGAGGAAGAGCACAACCTGCTGGTCGCAACGACCGGCGGCTTCGGCAAGAAGACCAAGCTCAGCGAGTACACCCCGCAGAACCGCGGCGGTATGGGCGTGCTGACGCTCAAGTACGACCCGAAGCGTGGTCCGCTGATGGGCGCCCTGGTGGTCGACAACGACGACGAAATCTTCGCTGTCACCTCCGCCGGCGACATCATCCGCACCAACGTCAACGAGATTCGCGCCACCTCGCGTGCCACCAAGGGCGTGCGCCTGGTCAACCTCGCTGACGGTGTGGAACTGCTGGCTATCGACCGCAACGTCGAAGATGAGGGCGAGGAGACCGCTTCTAAGGTCTCTGAGGCCGGAACGCTGGACGTAGTCCCGAAGCGCACCGGCGCCACCAAGAGCACCGGTGCTGCCGAGTCCGGTGACTCGGAGGCGGAGAAGGAGTAAGCGCATGGCCGAAACTAACTTGGTAGTCGACAAGGTGAGCCCCTGGTCCGCCATGCGCATTACGGCGGCCACTGGTTTCATTTGCTTCCTCGTCTGGCTTGCCGCGGTTGGCCTGCTCTACCTCTTGCTCTCCGGGATGGGATTGCTCGCTCCGATTAGTGAAATGGTCGGCGGGGAGGATTCCATCAGCGCGGGTCTCGTCCTTGGCCTGGCGGCCGCTGTAGGAGCGCTGTGGTGGGTGCTGTCGATTGGGCTCATGGCTCTCGGCGCGGTCATCTACAACGCTTGCGGCGGTCTCGTCGGAGGTCTCAAAATTTCGCTTGCCGACGACGACTAGGCTGCCTAGCCTCCCGCTGGCCCCGGTGTCACCCCCGTTCGGTGGCTCCGGGGTCGCGTTGGTTCAGAGGTGTTTTCAGTGATCTGGTTATGGAGTAGCCGTAATGACTACTTAATGACTACTTTTTAACTCAATATTTAGGCCTCTGACCAGGCGATTTGTGAAGTGTCATGGTTACGGGTTAAGTTATATCTCGTTCCACGGGGCCTATAGCTCAGGCGGTTAGAGCACTTCGCTGATAACGAAGGGGTCGGAGGTTCAAGTCCTCCTAGGCCCACTGCCGAACAAGGTATAATTGCTCGGTGTACGGGGCTTTAGCTCAATTGGTAGAGCACCTGCTTTGCAAGCAGGAGGTCAGGGGTTCGATTCCCCTAAGCTCCACAAGGAACAAAATCCCCCGGTCGTAAGGCCGGGGGATTTTTGCGTTTTGGGGATGTAGAAGGGGAGGGGGCAAGAACGCCGAGTTACTGACTGCGTTTATGACAAAAATGGCGTGGTAGGTTCAGGCGGTGAATGCATCACCACTTTCGACCAGGAGAAGTAGTGAAGCAAACCCGCCGAACGAAATACAGTGCCATCAAACCGATTGCGCTTCAACACATCGCCAACGGGGCATCAGCAAGCGCAGTTGGACGTGAGTTAGGGATACCCTCACCAACAGTCAGGCGGTGGGCGCGACAAGCCGGAATTGAGATCCAGCACCAATCGCACTGCCCGAAGGTCTCGATGATGCATAAGCATCGCGTGATCTACGAGATGCTTATGGCCGGCTCATATAGTGTTGCCGAGATTGCCGCGCAGGCTGGGGTGTGCACAACCACGGTGTACAACCGGCGGGCTAGTTTAACCACTATGAATACCCGCAGTCGGATAACACCTGGTGATGTATCTCGTGTTGGCGCTGGTCGGCGGCTAGGGCTGGCGGAACGCTTACTTATTGCCGATTGCCTGCGGGCAGGTCATTCGCACCGGCGTATCGCCCAGATGGTCTGTCGTAGTCAATCCACTATCAGTCGTGAAATCGCACGCAACAGCGTCGATGGTATCTACGATGCCTATCACGCTGATCAGGCCAGCCGCGGGCGTCTTGCTCGTCCAAAGCCGCGCAAACTCGATGACAATCGATTTTTGCGCGCCCAGGTTGTCAATCTGCTCAACCGTGGCGCCTCGCCGCGTCAGGCCAGTGGCAGGTTGGCTGCACTGTGGGGTGATAATACGTCCATGACTATTAGCCACGAGTCGATTTACCAGGCCCTTTACGTACAAGGGGCAGGCAGCTTGCGCAAAGAACTTGTGTTTGAAAAGTCCTGCCGGACTACCCGGCCAGGGCGTAAACCCCGCTCGCTTCTCGCGGGGGTGCCCAAGCCACGTGGAAAACGCTGGACTCATGATGCCAATATTTCACTTCGCCCAGCCGAAGCCAATGATCGTGCGGTACCCGGTCATTGGGAAGGCGATTTGATTATTGGCGCAGATGGCACCAGTGCTTTAGCGACGTTGGTGGAGCGCCGCAGCAGGTTTGTGCTGCTCGGCAGACTCGGCACTGACCATACTGCCGCCAGTGTCAATGAGGTGATGGTACGGATGATTCGTCGGCTCAAAGAGTCGATGGACACCACGATTTCGACGTTGACCTGGGATCAGGGAGTGGAGTTTGCCAAACACACGGAGTTTTCTGTCGCGGAGAATATCCAGGTGTTTTTCGCCGATCCGCATTCGCCGTGGCAGCGAGGTAGCAATGAGCGGATGAATCGGGATATCCGGTTTTATTTCCCCAAAGGCACCAACTTTACCGATGTCACCGACCAAGAGGTCGCCGAGGCGGAAGCATTGCTGAATAACCGGCCGCGGGTAGTGCTCGACGGGTTAACTCCCCGGGAGGTAATCTCTGGTGTTATCCATGATGCAATGACCGCCTGACCCTACCGCGTGAAAAATGGCTTGAAACTGTCATAAACTTGCACAGTTTCACATTTGCAGCCCGTCTTTCTGAAGTTGTCAGGTTTGCTGCTTAACCAAAAACGCCCGACCGCCTGCGCATCAACTGCACAGAACAATCGGGCGTGAAAAGGCTTTTGGCTATCTAGCTGTACTGACCGGGGACGTTAGTTGACTTGCGTGGCATCGCCCGGGCTCTGTATCCTCGGCCGCATGTACTCAGGCATCGCCTCGATGAAGCTGCGTTCCGTCCGCTGACGGCGGCGGGACCCCTTATGACCTCTCGTCTGCCGTCCTGGCCATCTGCCGGGCGGCCGCTTCGTGGTGCCCGGCTCCATGACGAGCTGAAAGTACGCAATGCCAACCACAGAACCTTTACGATCATGTGCCTGGATCGGGACATCCCAAGGGCCCGCTGCACACATCCGCGCTGAATCACTCCACCTGACACTCGGCGACAGGCCGCTGCTGAGTGGGACTGACGTCACCGTCTCCACCGGGTCGCGACTGGCGATCGTCGGCGACAACGGCCGGGGCAAGACCACCTTGCTCCATATACTGGCGGGGATCTTGAAACCCGACTCGGGAGTGGTGACCCGGGTGGGTTCCCTCGTCCTGGTCAAGCAGGACATGGCCACCGAGGGCGATCGCACGGTCGGTGACCTCATTGCCGAGGCGACCGCCCCATCCAGGGCCGCTCTGCAGGCCCTCGACGTGGCTACCGCGGCGCTGGCCGCGGGCGATGACGCGGCCGACGCTTATTCCGCCGCACTCGAGGCGGCCACGCGGCTGGACGCCTGGGATGCAGACCGCCGTGTTGACATCGCCCTGGCGGGCCTGAACGCCTGTAGCGACCGCGATCGGGTCCTGTCGACCTTGTCGGTCGGCCAGCGGTACCGGGTACGGCTGGCGGTCGCCCTCGGATCGACCCCTGACCTGTTGCTGCTGGACGAGCCCACCAACCACCTGGACGCTGCAGGGCTGTCCTTCCTGACTGAGCGCCTGCGGGACCACCCCGGTGGCCTGGCCTTAGTCAGCCACGACCGCGCCCTGCTGCGCGACGTGGCGACCAGCTTCCTGGACCTCGACCCGACCCGCGATGGCCTTCCGCGCACCTACGCGGGCGGTTACGAGGGCTGGATCGAAGGGCGGCAACGAGAACGGGCCGCCTGGGAGCAAGACCATGCCGCCCAGGTCGCCCGGCATCAGGAACTGACCCGCGCCGCCGCCGACGCACGCTCCCGCCTGTCCCAGGGTGGATGGAGACCTGAAAAGGGCACAGGCAAGCACCAACGTGCCACACGCGCTGCTGGAGTGGTCCAAGCCTTCAACCGACGTATCGAAGACCTGAAAAGTCATGAAATCGGCGTCCCGGCGCCGCCACTGCGTCTTGCGTGGCCCGCCTCGGCAACCCGTGCCGGACAGAGCATCATGAACGCCACCCAGGTTACTGTGAAGGGCCGATTGGACGCTCCGGTTTCGGTCGACGTGAACGGCGGTGACCGGTTGGTGGTCACCGGACCGAACGGCGCGGGAAAATCCACCCTGTTGGCACTTCTCGCAGGGCGGCTGGCCCCCACCACGGGACATGTGCGAGTTAATCCGAGAGCGCGCATCGCTCTGCTGTCCCAAGAGGTCCCCGACTGGGACCGCTCCAGCCCCGCACACGAGGTCTATGAGGCCTACCTGGCGAAGCTAGGCCGTCGAGCTCAGGCGCCGTCCCTCGGCTCGCTCGGGCTGCTCGAAGCCTCCGCAACCGGCACGCCGGTGGGGCGCTTGTCGCAAGGACAGCAACGCCGTCTCCACCTGGCCATGTGTCTGGCCCAGGATCCAGACCTGCTGCTCCTGGACGAGCCCACCAACCATCTGTCATCGAGCCTCGTCGACGACATCACCACCGAGCTGCTGCAGACCTCCTGCGCGGTGATCGTTGCCACGCATGACCGTCAGATGCTCCACGACCTGGCCGACTGGCCCCACCTGAACCTTGACCTGAAGGACATGCCATGAACCCGCTTCACCCCTTGACCATCCCCACGTACCGTCAGCTGTTCGCAGCGATGGTGCTGACCATCTTCGCCCAGGGTGCCTGGGCCCTCTACCTTGCCATGCAGACCCTCGACCTGGGCGCCACGCCAGCCGCCCTGTCGGGTGTCGTAGTCTGGAGCGGCATTGGCCTGCTTGCAGGATCCCTCCCAGCTGGCGTAATCGCAGACCGGTTCCCCAATAAGTCCGTCATCGTGAGCGTGCTCACCCTGAACCTCACCATCGCGACCGCGACGTCCACGGCAGCAATCCTCGACATTGTCACCTTCTGGATGCTCGCGGTCTCCGCGTTCATCATTGGCACTTCAACCGCATTCTTCTTCCCCGCCTACACGGCGCTGGTGCCAGTCCTGGTGGACGGCGACGACTTAATGGCCGTCAACGGCCTCGAAGGCGCCGCCCGCCCGTTGGTCGGACAGGCAATTGCGCCCGCCGCCGTCGGAGCGGTCATCGGTGCCAGCATGCCCGCCGCGGGCGGGTACCTCATCGCCGGCGCGCTCGGACTCG
The sequence above is drawn from the Corynebacterium jeikeium genome and encodes:
- a CDS encoding alpha/beta fold hydrolase → MVNGEPPVEPRIVQETLPDGSVTPMALRFPEGSPRGIVVIWPGFGMGARYYRPIAQELQRRGFCVLTSELRGQGNQTAVATRRHNWGYQDLASVDYPLAVACARKEFDHLAAGEKLPVYLLCHSMGGQIASLYLARPEADVAGVVMVGSGTPHYRCFTGNEYKRLRYGAPFMQVVSQILGYWPAGRFDVAGYGRQARNHVVEWARFSRTGFLRPRGADIDYAAEMPKVTTPALLLNCGGDRDCPAESAQALARMLPKSAKYEFIEQRLGHNRWAREPQAVVDRFERFIEEN
- a CDS encoding phospholipase C, phosphocholine-specific; this translates as MATSPKNISEFSRRHFLQTAAGVGAVTAASTLLPPSLLHALAQPRPAGSLDQVEHVVVLMQENRSFDHYFGTLRGVRGYNDNSALPGVFNQSGVSPYLIRNAANRGDLSVEYIASLPHGWEDGQVALNGGRCNGWIEAKGKGTMACYDRQDIAFQFALAETFTICDGYFSSMPTSTSPNRNYLFSGDTRREPWGTGAVGNAAYEPTHPGYRWRTYAEDLSAAGVPWRVYQEWDNYTDNNLDFFAAFRNIGRKVIREAGLPGLDMTGFHEKLLELGDGMPPTAEQQEMVDRLNAAVEKLPEAERDLYDRALDRRQPGTLTDAFRRDVESGQLPKVSWIVPSSAESEHPGASSPIQSANITYRLLDALASNPEVWAKTVFLINFDEFDGYFDHVVPPLPPKNEPGEWYLGKPKGLGFRVPMTVISPWSVGGLVSSEVFDHTSVIRFLEQVTGVSCGNITDWRRRVCGDLVSTLDFSASTGMQLPEQPGPAPEFVKRWEAEPAGDYPVQESEQATALPTPYRLHAYLKDGNLVLVNDGSREAVFAVYSGNRVEHHTVLGTLELRIGLLERELTVCGPDRFLRVFSKTAKALPEVTLEHAAGRVLVGGQDRTADYVRDGWYEVELTEGEATAYYTGRLESGNRIPTSPFTRKGD
- a CDS encoding CopG family transcriptional regulator, with the translated sequence MAMTLRLTKEQDTALALLAHMEGVSKHEAVIRAIESAATRALQQGQAREITASVIDTDMALLRKLSSPRPRGVQE
- the gyrA gene encoding DNA gyrase subunit A, whose protein sequence is MSDDNNNDGSSFGSGVLGHQVRPIDINEEMQSSYIDYAMSVIVGRALPEIRDGLKPVHRRILYAMFDNGYRPERGYVKSAKPVSDTMGNYHPHGDIAIYGTMVRMAQPWSMRYPLVDGQGNFGSRGDDGPAAMRYTEARLTPLAMEMVRDIRENTVDFQPNYDGRTTEPVILPSRVPQLLMNGSGGIAVGMATNIPPHNLREVADAINWCLDNPEADEKTTLDAVMERIKGPDFPTAAQIVGDKGIKEAYTTGRGSIRMRGVTSIEQEGTRQSIVITELPYQVNPDRMIANIADQVKDGRLQGIASIDDESDLKWGMRIVVKLKRDAVPRVVLNNLYKHSQLQTRFGANMLAIVDGVPRTLRIDQMVTLYVAHQIEVIVRRTQFRLDEKEKRAHILRGLVKALDMLDEVIALIRRSATVDTARTGLMGLLEIDEIQADAILAMQLRRLAALERQKIIDELAEIELEIADLKDILAKPERQRAIVKEELGEVVEKYGDDRRTQIVAAEGDVTEEDLIARENVVVTITSTGYAKRTKVDAYKAQRRGGKGVRGADLKQDDIVRHFFVCSTHDWILFFTNKGRVYRLKAYELPEATRAARGQHVANLLEFQPEERIAEVLQIQSYQDSPYLVLATSEGKVKKSRLEDYESARSAGLIAINLREGDSLIGARLCSADDDLLLVSERGQAIRFTASDDALRPMGRATAGVQGMRFKGDDKLLSMVVVEEEHNLLVATTGGFGKKTKLSEYTPQNRGGMGVLTLKYDPKRGPLMGALVVDNDDEIFAVTSAGDIIRTNVNEIRATSRATKGVRLVNLADGVELLAIDRNVEDEGEETASKVSEAGTLDVVPKRTGATKSTGAAESGDSEAEKE
- a CDS encoding IS30 family transposase, giving the protein MKQTRRTKYSAIKPIALQHIANGASASAVGRELGIPSPTVRRWARQAGIEIQHQSHCPKVSMMHKHRVIYEMLMAGSYSVAEIAAQAGVCTTTVYNRRASLTTMNTRSRITPGDVSRVGAGRRLGLAERLLIADCLRAGHSHRRIAQMVCRSQSTISREIARNSVDGIYDAYHADQASRGRLARPKPRKLDDNRFLRAQVVNLLNRGASPRQASGRLAALWGDNTSMTISHESIYQALYVQGAGSLRKELVFEKSCRTTRPGRKPRSLLAGVPKPRGKRWTHDANISLRPAEANDRAVPGHWEGDLIIGADGTSALATLVERRSRFVLLGRLGTDHTAASVNEVMVRMIRRLKESMDTTISTLTWDQGVEFAKHTEFSVAENIQVFFADPHSPWQRGSNERMNRDIRFYFPKGTNFTDVTDQEVAEAEALLNNRPRVVLDGLTPREVISGVIHDAMTA
- a CDS encoding ABC transporter ATP-binding protein, whose product is MPTTEPLRSCAWIGTSQGPAAHIRAESLHLTLGDRPLLSGTDVTVSTGSRLAIVGDNGRGKTTLLHILAGILKPDSGVVTRVGSLVLVKQDMATEGDRTVGDLIAEATAPSRAALQALDVATAALAAGDDAADAYSAALEAATRLDAWDADRRVDIALAGLNACSDRDRVLSTLSVGQRYRVRLAVALGSTPDLLLLDEPTNHLDAAGLSFLTERLRDHPGGLALVSHDRALLRDVATSFLDLDPTRDGLPRTYAGGYEGWIEGRQRERAAWEQDHAAQVARHQELTRAAADARSRLSQGGWRPEKGTGKHQRATRAAGVVQAFNRRIEDLKSHEIGVPAPPLRLAWPASATRAGQSIMNATQVTVKGRLDAPVSVDVNGGDRLVVTGPNGAGKSTLLALLAGRLAPTTGHVRVNPRARIALLSQEVPDWDRSSPAHEVYEAYLAKLGRRAQAPSLGSLGLLEASATGTPVGRLSQGQQRRLHLAMCLAQDPDLLLLDEPTNHLSSSLVDDITTELLQTSCAVIVATHDRQMLHDLADWPHLNLDLKDMP